A genomic segment from Fusarium fujikuroi IMI 58289 draft genome, chromosome FFUJ_chr04 encodes:
- a CDS encoding probable glycine hydroxymethyltransferase, cytosolic gives MSPTNAEYALSQSHKEMLEKSLLDSDPEVASIMKDEIKRQRESIILIASENITSRAVFDALGSPMSNKYSEGYPGARYYGGNQHIDQIERLCQQRALEAFHLDSEKWGVNVQCLSGSPANLQVYQAIMPVHGRLMGLDLPHGGHLSHGYQTPQKKISAISTYFETMPYRVDLDTGIIDYDTLQKNAILFRPKVLVAGTSAYCRLIDYERMRKIADSVGAYLVVDMAHISGLIAAEVIPTPFKYADIVTTTTHKSLRGPRGAMIFFRKGVRSVDAKTGKETLYDLENPINFSVFPGHQGGPHNHTITALAVALKQAASPDFKAYQEKVISNAKTLENTFKTLGHKLVSDGTDSHMVLVDLRQHNLDGARVEAVLEQINIACNKNSIPGDKSALTPCGIRIGTPAMTSRGFGEKEFERVGKYIDEAIKICKEEQAALPKEANKLKDFKARVASGEVQKINDLKKEIASWCNDFPLPVEGWRLDAGI, from the exons ATGTCTCCCACAAACGCCGAGTATGCGCTCTCTCAGTCGCACAAGGAG ATGCTCGAGAAGTCTCTCCTCGACTCCGACCCTGAGGTCGCCTCCATCATG aaggatgagatcaagCGTCAGCGCGAGTCCATTATCCTCATCGCCTCCGAGAACATCACCTCCCGCGCTGTCTTCGATGCCCTTGGTTCCCCCATGTCCAACAAGTACTCTGAGGGTTACCCCGGTGCTCGTTACTACGGTGGCAACCAGCACATCGACCAGATCGAGCGTCTCTGCCAGCAGCGTGCTCTTGAGGCTTTCCACCTCGACTCCGAGAAGTGGGGTGTCAACGTCCAGTGCCTCTCTGGATCCCCTGCCAACCTCCAGGTCTACCAGGCTATCATGCCTGTCCACGGTCGTCTCATGGGTCTCGACCTTCCCCATGGTGGCCATCTGAGCCACGGTTACCAGACTCCCCAGAAGAA GATCTCTGCCATCTCTACTTACTTTGAGACCATGCCTTACCGTGTCGACCTTGACACCGGCATCATTGACTATGATACTCTCCAGAAGAACGCCATCCTCTTCCGCCCCAAGGTCCTTGTTGCCGGTACCTCTGCTTACTGCCGTCTCATTGACTACGAGCGTATGCGCAAGATCGCCGACTCCGTTGGTGCCTACCTTGTTGTCGATATGGCTCACATCTCCGGTCTCATTGCTGCCGAGGTCATCCCCACTCCCTTCAAGTACGCCGACATTGTCACAACCACCACCCACAAGTCTCTCCGTGGTCCCCGTGGTGCTATGATCTTCTTCCGCAAGGGCGTCCGCTCCGTCGATGCCAAGACCGGCAAGGAGACGCTCTACGACCTCGAGAACCCTATCAACTTCTCCGTTTTCCCCGGTCACCAGGGTGGTCCCCACAACCACACCATCACTGCTCTGGCTGTTGCCCTGAAGCAGGCTGCCAGCCCCGACTTCAAGGCCTACCAGGAGAAGGTTATTTCCAACGCCAAGACCCTGGAGAACACTTTCAAGACTCTCGGCCACAAGCTCGTGTCTGACGGCACTGACAGCCACATGGTCCTCGTCGACCTCCGCCAGCACAACCTGGACGGTGCCCGTGTTGAGGCCGTCCTTGAGCAGATCAACATTGCTTGCAACAAGAACTCCATCCCCGGTGACAAGTCTGCTCTCACCCCTTGCGGTATCCGTATTGGTACCCCCGCCATGACTTCTCGTGGCTTCGGAGAGAAGGAGTTCGAGCGTGTCGGCAAGTACATTGATGAGGCTATCAAGATCTGCaaggaggagcaggctgCTCTCCCCAAGGAggccaacaagctcaaggactTCAAGGCTCGCGTCGCCAGCGGTGAGGTCCAGAAGATCAACGacctcaagaaggagattgcCTCTTGGTGCAATGACTTCCCTCTTCCCGTTGAGGGCTGGCGTCTGGATGCCGGCATCTAA